The following are encoded together in the Deinococcus soli (ex Cha et al. 2016) genome:
- a CDS encoding 5'-methylthioadenosine/adenosylhomocysteine nucleosidase produces the protein MLAIIGAMDEEIELLLADLMAREDLSFPGVTLHRGALDGVPVLLTRGGIGKVNAAMTTTYLLMQGATRVIFTGVAGGVHPELRVGDIVVSTDCVQHDVDVTALGYAAGTVPGELPAWPADDTLRLVALEAARDVEGIRVLDGRVASGDQFIASREGVTRLWTAFGAACAEMEGAAVAQVCAKAGVPFVVIRSVSDTADHDAKVDYREFMPLVARHAKQVVRGMLARLSAQAG, from the coding sequence ATGCTGGCGATCATTGGCGCGATGGACGAAGAAATCGAGTTGCTTCTGGCGGATCTCATGGCCCGGGAGGATCTGTCGTTCCCCGGCGTGACGCTGCACCGGGGCGCGCTGGACGGCGTGCCGGTGCTGCTCACGCGCGGCGGGATCGGGAAGGTGAACGCCGCGATGACCACGACGTACCTGTTGATGCAGGGCGCGACCCGCGTGATCTTCACGGGCGTGGCGGGCGGCGTGCACCCCGAACTGCGCGTCGGGGACATCGTGGTGAGCACCGACTGCGTGCAGCACGACGTGGACGTGACGGCCCTGGGCTACGCGGCGGGCACCGTGCCGGGCGAACTGCCGGCGTGGCCGGCGGATGACACGCTGCGGCTGGTGGCGCTGGAGGCCGCGCGGGACGTGGAGGGCATCCGCGTGCTGGACGGCCGCGTGGCGAGCGGCGATCAGTTCATCGCCTCTAGGGAGGGCGTGACGCGCCTGTGGACGGCCTTCGGTGCGGCCTGCGCCGAGATGGAGGGCGCGGCGGTCGCGCAGGTGTGCGCGAAGGCGGGCGTGCCGTTCGTGGTGATCCGTTCGGTCAGCGACACGGCCGACCACGACGCGAAGGTGGATTACCGTGAGTTCATGCCGCTGGTGGCCCGCCACGCCAAGCAGGTCGTGCGCGGGATGCTCGCGCGCCTGAGCGCCCAGGCGGGCTGA
- a CDS encoding CidA/LrgA family protein produces MTSGSVPARLPAPARFVLGLGLLLAFAAAGQALTGALGLPLPGSVVGLVLLWAALGLKLVRLHWITDAADGLLGVLGLLFIPATAGFLQFLGAGAAWGLWLLVMTAGLLVGAGAAGLIASRLLRPEDA; encoded by the coding sequence GTGACGTCCGGGTCGGTCCCGGCGCGCCTGCCGGCCCCGGCCCGCTTCGTGCTGGGGCTGGGCCTGCTGCTGGCGTTCGCGGCGGCCGGTCAGGCCCTGACGGGCGCGCTGGGGCTGCCGCTGCCGGGGTCGGTGGTGGGGCTGGTGCTGCTGTGGGCGGCGCTGGGCCTGAAACTGGTGCGGCTGCACTGGATCACGGACGCCGCCGACGGCCTGCTGGGCGTGCTGGGCCTGCTGTTCATTCCCGCCACCGCAGGCTTCCTGCAATTCCTGGGGGCGGGCGCGGCGTGGGGCCTGTGGCTGCTGGTCATGACGGCGGGGCTGCTCGTGGGAGCGGGCGCGGCGGGCCTGATCGCGTCGCGCCTGCTGCGACCGGAGGACGCTTGA
- a CDS encoding LrgB family protein, whose product MIWIMLTLLAFAAGVLAQLRLRSPLANPTLIGTLLVAAALLLTRVPYDTYLHDVQPLSALLTPAVVALAVPLYRLRALLARQWRALLLGGLSGTALGVTVDTLLARALHLSPDAQRALHTAPATSPVALQLAPFTHAPPALAATLAVLSGLIGALILPTILSTLRVRHPLARGIAIGSVAHGIGTARAREEGEWAGAAASIGMGLAALTVTLIVAVIGGSGQ is encoded by the coding sequence TTGATCTGGATCATGCTCACGCTGCTGGCCTTCGCGGCGGGCGTGCTGGCGCAGCTGCGGCTGCGGTCGCCACTGGCGAACCCGACCCTGATCGGCACGCTGCTCGTCGCGGCGGCACTGCTGCTCACGCGGGTGCCGTACGACACGTACCTGCACGACGTGCAGCCGCTCTCGGCGCTGCTCACGCCCGCCGTGGTCGCGCTGGCCGTACCGCTGTACCGCCTGCGGGCGCTGCTGGCCCGGCAGTGGCGGGCGCTGCTGCTCGGCGGCCTGAGCGGCACGGCGCTGGGCGTCACGGTGGACACGCTGCTCGCCCGCGCACTGCACCTCTCCCCCGACGCGCAGCGGGCCCTGCACACCGCGCCCGCCACCAGCCCCGTCGCGCTGCAACTCGCGCCATTCACGCACGCGCCCCCCGCGCTGGCCGCCACGCTGGCGGTGCTGTCCGGCCTGATCGGCGCACTGATCCTCCCCACCATCCTGAGCACCCTGCGCGTCCGGCACCCCCTGGCGCGCGGCATCGCCATCGGGTCCGTCGCGCACGGCATCGGGACCGCGCGCGCGCGCGAGGAAGGCGAGTGGGCGGGGGCGGCCGCCTCCATCGGCATGGGGCTCGCCGCGCTGACCGTCACGCTGATCGTCGCGGTGATTGGGGGAAGTGGGCAGTAG
- a CDS encoding TetR/AcrR family transcriptional regulator, producing the protein MARKVNPIQDRARRAALEKAAYLAIYERGYAGVTLADIAAHAGVSRGTLVYHFGSRAGLLAAVMRRFSRTIAVATRRAVRLSDTPEGKLRAYVDNQFYGLVNTRRFYTVSLDFLAAATRDADLMTMQRAFLAESLAVDLELARLVGSAGAEGRARLLRAIVEGLSVRFLADPDPDLAVYRADCMTGLRAVLGWPPDDAP; encoded by the coding sequence ATGGCGCGCAAGGTGAATCCCATTCAGGACCGGGCGCGGCGGGCGGCGCTGGAGAAGGCGGCGTACCTCGCGATCTACGAGCGGGGGTACGCGGGCGTCACGCTGGCGGACATCGCCGCGCACGCCGGGGTCAGCCGGGGCACGCTGGTGTACCACTTCGGGAGCCGCGCGGGCCTGCTCGCGGCCGTTATGCGGCGGTTCTCGCGGACGATCGCGGTGGCGACCCGGCGCGCGGTGCGGCTCTCGGACACGCCCGAGGGGAAGCTGAGGGCGTACGTGGACAACCAGTTCTACGGGCTGGTGAACACCCGGCGGTTCTACACGGTGTCCCTGGATTTCCTGGCCGCCGCCACGCGCGACGCGGACCTGATGACCATGCAGCGGGCGTTCCTGGCCGAGTCGCTGGCGGTGGATCTGGAACTGGCCCGGCTGGTGGGCTCAGCCGGTGCGGAGGGCCGGGCGCGGCTGCTGCGGGCCATCGTCGAGGGCCTCAGCGTGCGCTTCCTGGCCGACCCGGACCCGGATCTGGCGGTGTACCGCGCGGACTGCATGACGGGCCTGCGGGCGGTGCTCGGCTGGCCGCCGGACGACGCCCCGTAG
- a CDS encoding response regulator: protein MTHDPTPEPATAPAPVRVLLVDDHAVVRQGLRLFLGLDPLIDVIGEAANGEEALQAAATLHPDVVIMDLMMPVMDGITATRTLKRQHPDTEVIALTSTLEEHKVNGAIEAGAISYMLKDASSDTLADAIHAAARGEVRLHPEAAKRLVRDFRGGEMRESLTPKETIVLQLLAHGYSNRDIATDQGVSEATVKTHVSRLLSKLGLDSRTQAALYALKHGIATLDGVNV, encoded by the coding sequence ATGACCCACGACCCCACCCCCGAACCCGCCACTGCGCCCGCTCCCGTCCGCGTGCTGCTCGTCGACGACCACGCCGTCGTCCGCCAGGGCCTGCGTCTCTTCCTCGGCCTCGACCCCCTGATCGACGTGATCGGCGAGGCCGCCAACGGCGAGGAAGCCCTCCAGGCCGCCGCCACCCTGCACCCCGACGTGGTCATCATGGACCTGATGATGCCCGTCATGGACGGCATCACCGCCACCCGCACCCTCAAACGCCAGCACCCCGACACCGAGGTCATCGCCCTGACCAGCACCCTGGAGGAACACAAGGTGAACGGCGCCATCGAGGCGGGCGCGATCAGCTACATGCTCAAGGACGCCAGTTCCGACACGCTGGCCGACGCCATCCACGCCGCCGCGCGCGGCGAGGTCCGCCTGCACCCCGAGGCTGCCAAACGCCTCGTCCGGGACTTCCGCGGCGGCGAGATGCGCGAGAGCCTCACGCCCAAGGAAACCATCGTGCTGCAACTTCTCGCGCACGGGTACAGCAACCGCGACATCGCCACCGACCAGGGCGTCAGCGAGGCCACCGTCAAGACCCACGTGTCGCGTCTGCTCAGCAAACTCGGCCTGGACAGCCGCACCCAGGCCGCCCTGTACGCCCTGAAACACGGCATCGCCACCCTGGACGGCGTGAACGTGTAA
- a CDS encoding DUF4097 family beta strand repeat-containing protein encodes MTSLPASRPLAPTLRRMAAGLLLAGVGGLLVWQGSGRTLTPGMSVQDTPISVQLDGPLPLDLASSAALTVGGDRTDLTITALNAGSPYALRGRAHHRARNPVQADVTRQGRAITAALRLNVQPLRERGVVISGPEGVQHRLEVGVSRDLPVTLSTSTASGDQNLSLTPLRLRALTVRSDSGDQTLTLPAREAGAVSAVSRSGAVTLTAPRGSLTDALRVNTGSGDQRLDLGSLTTQTLGVGTDSGRVRLTLPVLTGRGTVTTGSGDIRISATARTRGNLDVRSQSGHVTLILPPTLTARVRYPDRDTQTFPEGRPPSPTPALDVFVDAGSSTVTTTDPDRAPDPPSSSSRALTRR; translated from the coding sequence GTGACCAGCCTGCCCGCCTCGCGCCCCCTGGCGCCCACCCTGCGGCGCATGGCGGCCGGGCTGCTCCTGGCGGGCGTGGGCGGCCTGCTCGTGTGGCAGGGCAGCGGCCGCACCCTGACGCCCGGCATGAGCGTGCAGGACACGCCCATCAGCGTGCAGCTGGACGGCCCGCTCCCGCTGGACCTCGCCAGCAGCGCCGCCCTGACCGTCGGCGGGGACCGCACCGACCTGACCATCACCGCCCTGAACGCCGGGAGTCCCTACGCCCTGCGCGGCCGCGCGCACCACCGCGCCCGTAACCCCGTGCAGGCCGACGTGACCCGCCAGGGCCGCGCCATCACCGCCGCCCTGAGGCTGAACGTGCAGCCCCTGCGCGAACGCGGCGTGGTCATCAGCGGCCCCGAGGGTGTGCAGCACCGCCTGGAGGTCGGGGTCAGCCGCGACCTGCCCGTCACGCTCAGCACGAGCACCGCCAGTGGTGACCAGAACCTGAGCCTCACGCCGCTGCGCCTGCGCGCCCTGACCGTCCGCAGCGACAGCGGCGACCAGACCCTGACCCTCCCCGCCCGCGAGGCCGGGGCCGTCAGCGCCGTCAGCCGCAGCGGCGCCGTCACCCTGACCGCCCCGCGCGGCAGCCTCACCGACGCGCTGCGCGTGAACACCGGCAGCGGCGACCAGCGCCTCGACCTGGGCAGCCTGACCACCCAGACCCTGGGTGTCGGCACCGACAGCGGCCGCGTGCGCCTGACCCTCCCGGTCCTCACCGGGCGCGGCACCGTCACCACCGGCAGCGGTGACATCCGCATCTCCGCCACCGCCCGCACGCGCGGCAATCTCGACGTGCGCAGCCAGAGCGGACACGTCACCCTGATCCTCCCGCCCACCCTGACCGCCCGCGTCCGCTACCCCGACCGCGACACCCAGACCTTCCCGGAGGGCCGTCCCCCCAGCCCCACGCCCGCGCTGGACGTGTTCGTGGACGCCGGGAGCAGTACCGTCACCACCACCGACCCCGACCGCGCCCCTGACCCGCCCTCCAGCTCCAGCCGCGCCCTGACCCGCCGATAG